A part of Emys orbicularis isolate rEmyOrb1 chromosome 13, rEmyOrb1.hap1, whole genome shotgun sequence genomic DNA contains:
- the LOC135887761 gene encoding class II histocompatibility antigen, M alpha chain, whose protein sequence is MEAPGCWGLLLALGLLRGAAATAATEAPMAHLLSRVLFCQPDHPSLGLADTFDGDQLFSFDFPGARWEPRLPDFQPWLGTQESKEQIRNDSSLCRQLLLVLTNITTGKLPEARGTPMANVFTAQPLELGKPNTLICQVGNLFPASVTVSWQRRGEPVSQGVNTTRYYPTEDLGFLLYSYLEFTPQDGDIYTCTITRPRDRFSTVAYWVPQNPIPSELLENALCGLAIALGIFFMVTGIVLLLKSRRPSPTE, encoded by the exons ATGGAGGCGCCCggctgctgggggctgctgctggccctgggcctgctgcggggggCGGCGGCCACCGCCGCCACAGAGG CGCCCATGGCCCACCTCCTGTCCCGCgtgctgttctgccagcctgaCCACCCCTCGCTGGGCCTGGCCGACACCTTCGACGGGGACCAGCTGTTCTCGTTCGACTTCCCGGGGGCACGCTGGGAGCCCCGGCTGCCCGACTTCCAGCCCTGGCTGGGCACCCAGGAGAGCAAGGAGCAGATCCGCAACGACTCCAGTCTGTGCCGGCAACTGCTCTTGGTGCTCACCAACATCACCACGGGCAAGCTGCCTGAGGCTAGAG GCACCCCCATGGCCAACGTGTTCAcagcccagcccctggagctGGGAAAACCCAACACCCTGATCTGCCAGGTGGGCAACCTTTTCCCGGCCTCGGTGACCGTGTCGTGGCAACGGCGGGGGGAGCCGGTGAGCCAGGGCGTCAACACCACGCGGTACTACCCCACCGAGGACCTGGGCTTCCTGCTCTATTCCTACCTGGAGTTCACCCCGCAGGACGGGGACATCTACACCTGCACCATCACGCGGCCCAGGGACCGCTTCTCCACCGTGGCCTACTGGG TGCCCCAGAATCCCATCCCGTCGGAGCTGCTGGAGAACGCGCTGTGCGGCCTGGCCATCGCTCTGGGCATCTTCTTCATGGTCACCGGGATCGTCCTCCTCCTCAAATCCCgcaggcccagccccacag AGTGA
- the LOC135888110 gene encoding HLA class II histocompatibility antigen, DM beta chain codes for MKLVLWLLSMALGHHRAGGFLMHLASECPLAANGSVLRFDFAFVFNKNPLVCYNDHDQLFEACDMGLLNPVAVGMAAQLNKDAGWRQRMAGGRQACQSQSQRLWSRTGQRKTPPSVRIVSTALSNPAGTVRLTCHVWGFYPADVVVTWLRNGSPLEPTEDGLSPALANGDWTYQTHVSLLTAPKPGDTYTCHVQHDSLAEPHQEEWGPGLSPGLTVKVSVAVVVLILGLIFLGTGLVFWRRAPAPGYSPLAGHNYAGGNSCLAG; via the exons ATGAAGCTGGTGCTGTGGTTGCTGTCCATGGCTCTGGGCCACCACAGAGCAG GCGGGTTCCTGATGCACTTGGCCAGCGAGTGCCCCCTGGCAGCCAACGGCTCCGTGCTCCGGTTCGACTTCGCCTTCGTCTTCAACAAGAACCCGCTGGTGTGTTACAACGACCACGACCAGCTCTTCGAGGCCTGTGACATGGGCCTGCTCAACCCTGTGGCCGTGGGCATGGCCGCCCAGCTCAACAAGGACGCCGGTTGGCGCCAGCGCATGGCAGGGGGGCGCCAGGcctgccagagccagagccagcgcCTCTGGAGCCGCACGGGGCAAAGGAAGA cgccccctagtgtccGCATCGTCTCCACGGCCCTGTCGAACCCCGCGGGGACCGTGCGCCTCACCTGCCACGTCTGGGGCTTCTACCCGGCGGACGTGGTGGTCACCTGGCTGCGGAACGGGAGCCCCCTGGAGCCCACCGAGGACGGCCTGAGCCCGGCGCTGGCCAACGGCGACTGGACCTACCAGACCCACGTCAGCCTGCTCACCGCCCCCAAGCCCGGGGACACCTACACCTGCCATGTGCAGCACGACAGCCTGGCAGAGCCCCACCAGGAGGAGTGGG GGCCCGGCCTGTCCCCGGGGCTGACGGTCAAGGTCAGCGTGGCTGTCGTGGTGCTGATCCTCGGCCTCATCTTCCTGGGCACCGGCCTGGTGTTCTGGCGGCGGGCGCCCGCCCCGG GTTATTCTCCCCTCGCAGGGCACAACTATGCTGGAGGTAACAGCTGCCTGGCTGGCTGA